A genomic stretch from Candidatus Avedoeria danica includes:
- a CDS encoding PD40 domain-containing protein, with the protein MTTRGLGRRGQRRRTWHGRRTSTAAFIAAVALVGALAGRALAQDYPFSTPASGRIVYTRQELDTFNMFTSDPDGSNERRLSDIDESAAGEDQPRWSPDGRHVSFTSYPKGLTTIHVLPGEGGAPRTVVEGDGTSGDPAWSPDGRCLVYDGGVGLSDDDQKRLDLKIWCEDGTAKGTIRRLTNTPDIDEREPDWSPDGETIVYTARSNKPNTTDRWELWRIRTDGTGAEVLVERPTSHERHPRFAPGGGQLAFITGPQPFSFGTLAVLDLATGSVERYIDGSSDTISWSPDGDEILFGNIYRSGLRAIAPGLDASGFASIGPASTRQGGQYAGLYRIHLATKSITRLLGAAGGAQAPNVGTNFEFGYMPDWSPGTATPTPDATATPTPSNTPPPTATATATLEPTPTPAPPRIYLPRVLREEPVPPTPTPTATVTASAEATAEATASAEPTAGAQ; encoded by the coding sequence GTGACGACACGAGGACTGGGGCGCCGCGGGCAGCGGCGCCGAACATGGCACGGGCGACGAACTTCGACGGCCGCGTTCATCGCGGCCGTCGCGCTGGTGGGGGCGCTGGCCGGGCGCGCGCTGGCGCAGGACTACCCATTCAGCACGCCGGCGTCCGGTCGGATCGTCTACACCCGCCAGGAGCTCGATACGTTCAACATGTTCACGAGCGATCCGGACGGCAGCAACGAGCGCCGGCTGTCGGACATCGACGAGTCGGCCGCCGGCGAGGATCAGCCGCGCTGGTCACCCGACGGCCGCCACGTGTCGTTCACGAGCTATCCCAAGGGGTTGACGACGATCCACGTCCTCCCCGGCGAGGGTGGGGCGCCGCGCACCGTCGTCGAGGGCGACGGGACGAGCGGCGATCCGGCATGGTCGCCGGACGGCCGGTGCCTGGTGTACGACGGGGGCGTCGGGCTGTCCGACGACGATCAGAAGCGGCTCGACCTGAAGATCTGGTGCGAGGACGGCACCGCCAAGGGCACCATCCGCCGCCTGACGAACACGCCCGACATCGACGAGCGCGAGCCCGATTGGTCGCCGGACGGGGAGACGATCGTCTACACCGCCCGCAGCAACAAGCCGAACACGACGGATCGCTGGGAGCTCTGGCGGATCCGGACGGACGGCACGGGCGCCGAGGTTCTCGTCGAGCGGCCCACCAGCCACGAGCGCCATCCGCGGTTCGCACCCGGCGGCGGACAGCTGGCGTTCATCACCGGTCCGCAACCGTTCTCGTTCGGCACGCTGGCCGTCCTCGACCTCGCCACCGGATCCGTCGAGCGCTACATCGACGGATCGAGCGACACGATCTCGTGGTCGCCGGACGGCGACGAGATCCTGTTCGGCAACATCTACCGGTCCGGCCTGCGCGCGATCGCGCCCGGACTCGACGCGTCCGGATTCGCGTCGATCGGCCCGGCCTCCACTCGGCAGGGCGGGCAATACGCCGGCCTCTACCGCATCCACCTGGCGACGAAGTCGATCACGCGCCTGCTCGGCGCAGCCGGCGGCGCACAGGCGCCGAACGTCGGCACGAACTTCGAGTTCGGCTACATGCCGGACTGGTCCCCCGGCACGGCCACACCCACCCCCGACGCCACCGCCACCCCGACGCCGTCGAACACGCCGCCCCCGACCGCCACCGCCACGGCCACCCTCGAGCCGACACCGACGCCGGCACCGCCGCGGATCTACCTGCCGCGCGTCCTCCGCGAGGAGCCCGTCCCGCCGACGCCGACGCCGACGGCGACGGTGACCGCAAGCGCCGAGGCGACCGCGGAGGCGACCGCAAGCGCCGAGCCGACCGCCGGGGCGCAGTGA
- a CDS encoding DUF72 domain-containing protein yields the protein MPLNHYHLALPVWNRPPWRGTFYTQRTRPADFLAEYASVFNAVEGNSTFYALPSAETVRKWRETVPPGFHFCWKVPRAITHDRTLVDAGAELDAFLTTIAPLGDRLGPCLLQLAPSFGPEQLGDLARFLEAAAEGAASRGLAMRWTVEVRHPAFYRDAELAAALSLMLADRSASRAVMDTRALRSAAPADVARPRPDEVAEDTARRVKEAADARRQKPNLPLPPDLSADSIGPTPMLRYVAHPDPAANAPWIVDWTRDVAAWILAGRHPYVVIHAPDDIDGAPIARLWHAALREAMAEVSSTAGGGDRMDIGELPPWPAERGRQLGLFN from the coding sequence ATGCCCCTCAATCACTACCACCTCGCCCTCCCCGTCTGGAACCGCCCCCCCTGGCGCGGTACGTTCTACACGCAGCGCACCCGTCCTGCCGACTTCCTGGCGGAGTACGCCTCCGTCTTCAACGCCGTTGAGGGCAACAGCACGTTCTACGCGCTGCCGTCCGCCGAGACGGTGCGGAAGTGGCGGGAGACCGTGCCGCCGGGGTTCCACTTCTGCTGGAAGGTGCCGCGCGCGATCACGCACGACCGGACGCTCGTCGACGCCGGCGCGGAGCTGGACGCGTTCCTCACGACGATCGCGCCGCTCGGCGACCGGCTCGGGCCGTGTCTGCTGCAGCTCGCGCCGTCCTTCGGGCCGGAGCAGCTGGGCGATCTGGCGCGCTTCCTCGAAGCGGCGGCCGAGGGCGCCGCGTCACGCGGCTTGGCGATGCGCTGGACGGTCGAGGTTCGCCACCCGGCGTTCTACCGCGACGCGGAGTTGGCCGCGGCCCTTTCCCTCATGCTCGCCGACCGCAGCGCCAGCCGCGCGGTCATGGACACCCGCGCCCTCCGCTCCGCCGCGCCCGCCGACGTCGCCCGGCCGCGTCCCGACGAGGTGGCCGAGGACACGGCGCGGAGGGTGAAGGAGGCGGCGGATGCGCGGCGGCAGAAGCCAAACCTGCCGCTGCCGCCGGACCTTTCGGCCGATTCGATCGGTCCGACGCCCATGCTCCGCTACGTCGCCCACCCCGATCCGGCCGCCAACGCGCCCTGGATCGTCGACTGGACGCGCGACGTGGCCGCGTGGATCCTCGCCGGCCGCCACCCGTACGTCGTCATCCATGCGCCGGACGATATCGACGGCGCGCCGATCGCGCGGCTGTGGCACGCGGCGCTCAGGGAAGCGATGGCGGAAGTGTCATCGACGGCGGGTGGCGGCGACAGGATGGACATCGGCGAGCTGCCGCCCTGGCCGGCGGAGCGAGGGCGGCAGCTCGGGTTGTTCAACTGA
- a CDS encoding carbonic anhydrase family protein: MSKRFPIALMGMCSILLSGLTACGAPQEAPPEAAAPAEPAVAMPTAAEHAAAPAEHDAPHWTYEGEAGPDHWAALSEEFAACGSGAAQSPIDIGEPAAADLANIVFHYSPSAINILNNGHTVQVNYDAGSYIELDGMRYDLAQFHFHAPSEHSVDGVLAEAEIHLVHKSADEKLAVVGVLLNDGAANEAYQAVMDNLLAAESPETKVTAMVDAAALLPAVQTTFRYAGSLTTPPCSEGVAWNVMTTPVELSAEQLAAYTAIFDGNNRPVQALGERALAEDSTP; the protein is encoded by the coding sequence TTGAGCAAACGGTTCCCGATCGCCCTGATGGGCATGTGTTCGATCCTGCTTTCGGGCCTGACGGCCTGCGGCGCCCCACAGGAGGCCCCGCCAGAGGCAGCCGCGCCGGCCGAGCCGGCGGTGGCCATGCCGACGGCGGCCGAACACGCCGCCGCCCCGGCGGAGCACGACGCCCCGCACTGGACCTACGAAGGCGAGGCAGGCCCTGATCATTGGGCCGCGCTCAGCGAGGAATTCGCCGCGTGCGGCAGCGGCGCCGCGCAGTCGCCCATCGACATCGGCGAGCCCGCGGCGGCGGATCTGGCGAACATCGTCTTCCACTACAGCCCGAGCGCGATCAATATTCTCAATAACGGACACACCGTCCAGGTGAACTACGATGCCGGCAGCTACATCGAGCTGGACGGCATGCGCTACGACCTGGCGCAGTTCCACTTCCACGCCCCGTCCGAGCACAGCGTGGACGGCGTGCTGGCGGAAGCCGAGATCCACCTCGTGCACAAGTCGGCGGACGAGAAGCTGGCCGTCGTCGGCGTTCTGCTCAACGACGGCGCGGCGAACGAGGCCTACCAGGCGGTGATGGACAACCTGCTGGCCGCCGAGTCGCCCGAAACGAAGGTGACGGCGATGGTCGACGCCGCCGCCCTCCTGCCCGCCGTCCAGACCACCTTCCGCTACGCCGGCTCGCTCACGACGCCGCCGTGCTCGGAGGGCGTGGCCTGGAACGTGATGACGACGCCCGTCGAGCTGTCGGCCGAGCAGTTGGCCGCCTACACCGCGATCTTCGACGGCAACAACCGGCCGGTGCAGGCGCTGGGGGAGCGGGCGTTGGCGGAGGATTCGACGCCGTAA